GTAACCTTCCAAGACCCcctaaaacctgtaaatgggtggtactgttttactcggtagacttcgctgaatacaaatattagtgtttcaaaacagtaaaacatatcacaccgattatattgtcagtgaaagagatgttttttgcattttttacacacaaatgccactttcactgattatatcattgttgtaatatgttttactgtttttgaaacactaatatttgtgttcagcaaagtataacagtcccccatgtacagattttattgtgtttttgaaagttacagggtcaaaaataAGGGCGTTTTTTTCACaaagaaatttgccagattggttgtgTTGCTTTGAGAGTGttaggtagcccaggaataagaattacccccatgatggcataccatttgcaaaagaagacaacccaaggtattgcaaatggggtatgttcagccttttttagtagccacttagtcacaaacactggccaaagtaagcattcataattgttttttgcatttttaacacacaaacaaatataaatgctaacttttggccagtgtttgtgactaagtggctactaaaaaagactggacatatcccatattgaataccctgggttgtctactttaaaagttGGAaggtgcaccctccaaataaggtcttttagccctcagagaccatgacacacctatacatgggtggtatcactgtactcaggagatgttgctgaacacatattggggtgttctttggcagtaacccttaaagttctcagtacatgtaaattgctatgtgtgtcaaaaaaattaccaattattttatttattttttaatttggcatagattgatggtaaaatggttgcatgaaaagagtcaaaatactccacgtttaataccttaggttgtcttcttttaaaaaatatatacatgtgaagagttattcagggattcctgacagatatcagtgttacaatgaaaCTTGTGTTCATTTTGAGAaacaatggtttggaaatagcaaagtgctacttgtacttatagccctataactttcccaaAAAAGCTCagtacaaaatttagaaactatttagcacgggtgtttttgggcggctgtagatgcgtaacagattgtgggggtcaaagttagaaaaagtgtttttttttccagcatattttataaattatagtaaattatatatgatatgatgaaaataatggtatctttagaaagaccatttagtggcaagaaaactgtatataatatgtgtgggtatagtaaataagtaagaggaaatttacagctaaacacaaacaccgcagtaATGTAAAGACAGCCCTGGTTCCAAacagtaataaaattaaaaagcagactggtcactaaagggttaatgCTTATCGATCCTCCGTTGACAGTACAATGCATCCCGAATTCTAATATTCACAGGAATTCACAACAGGgtaattcaataaagtgagaattcaaaaatgaaattcaaaatagccaaacctgAACAATTCTCCAGATCAGCTATGCTTAGTGGTTTGCTACTTTGGtataacatttgaaattcactttgaatttccagcaCTTCCCAATATAGTAAATCATTTTAAGAAGTGTTCTTGTAGAAAGAATTTTGTATGTATTTGGGAAATTAtcaggggagatttatcaatgcAAAACAGGTGATTTTTGGATGCAAAGTCTCAAATGTGGAGATAAAACTACTGGTTTCAACGGTGTGAGATcttttttaacactttatttacCAGCTGTGTTTTCTTTGATAAAGTTCACCCATTGAGTTCCAATATACTTTGTATAAGCTTATTTTGCGCTATTTCTATTTAAGAGGcacaaaaaggaaacaaaaaataaataaaaatggacacAAGTCAGTAAACTGAACTGTGTTGATTTGATAAATGGTTTTGATTTGAATTCCCTGAAACTAATcttgaatatttttggatacactccAAATCTAGTATGACGACGACCTTTGAGAGGTGAGGTTGAAGACCCCAATTTCTTGTTTAGAAAGTCAGTATAGTCACAGGACTGTTTTGCTCACATTGTCAGAGGTTAATTGTTTCCTGTGTTAGCTATGGAGAGAAATATCTGCAAACAGTTTTGTTTAGATAGAacactctgttactgcagatattgtgttgtaattgtttataccagTGACGTGAAAATTAGATAGTCGCATAGTTTGAAAATAAGTGACAAATACATTATAGCATACATTTCTGCTTTCCCTTTCGATGATAAAGATAAATATGAGGAAAACATAGGGATTACTGGCATAAGATTGTGATACCGCTCTATTTAGCATTGTGTGGCTCGGGCTATAGATTATTATTTTGTgagttctctttttttgtttttgttttatatagatTATTGAATTATAGATTGTTATGTAATGAGTTATAGAACTTTTTGGCCAGACCTTAGGTGCCATGAGGTCCCAGGATTTAAAGAGTTCGATAACCAAGTGTTACTAATCTATACATGATCTGCTCAGGGATTTAACTTTCATTCATTTGCTATAAAATCACAATGACAAAACAGCAACCAGGCATCACAGTTAACAAAATAGTGGACCAACACATATCACATCCATTTTGGGCAGGTATCAGTCCATcaaggcccggactggccattgggcacaccgggcaaatgcccagtgggccgcggtggccatgggccgaggacggcaggggaggtcacaggatctctcctgccggtctatgcagggccggcactatccgagttccggccctgcagtagtccacgacgggccggtggggagatcgaagatctccctcaccggcccacatgcagtatattgcggccgccggcagggagagagtgagggagacagccagccagGAGAGGTACCCGGAGGAGCTCTAACttacagctccgctgggttcctctcgagAGATTcgaagcgttgccatggcaatgctccgggtctcgcaagagtgaactctagccccacaggctagagttcactcaccactaggaccaccagggatggatggcggcagcagcaggatccctcctcccaggctaatggtaagcagggaggggggaaataaccaCCCAAGTCACATCCGCCTCACTTgttcacacacaccctgcacccctgacactcacactgcacacctGACACCTACAGCactatcactcacacacactgcacacctgacactcacagcaccctcactcacacacacagcacccctacacacacactgcaccccagacactgacagcacccacacacacacactgcacccttgacactgacagaacccacacatacacacactgcacccctgacactgacagcaccctcacacacacactgcacccctgacactgacagcaccccccccccacacacacacacacactgcacccttgacactcacagcaccctctcacacacacactgcacccctgacactcacagcaccatcactcacacacactgcacccctgacactcacagcaccctcacatatacacacactgcacccctgacactaaagcaccctcactcacacactgcacccctgacactctcagcaccctcagacacacattgcccccttacacacagcttcctcacacgcacatagcaccctcacgcaaacacagcacccatcatacacagcacacaaacactgcacccttacacacatagcaccctcacacaaacacagcacccatcacgcacacacacacactacaccccttacatacacactgcacaatacgctttcctagcatttttgtctcctggtatcccatctatggagacaccagagacaaatttcaagcaaacacagtgcaagcatattactaaatttgcttgcgctgtgcagaacaaatacagggtatttttctcatgctagagctcttcagcagagctctgcgcatggtctacccttTTAGAGCatggaaccaacatgctcactttgtgatggggcgtgcttgtcattggtgatgacaaaacacaccctatctgaccccgccccctttttagtgggctgctgtaattaaaaaatgctcgggacgaattttcttcccagtccggccctgagtccATCACAACACCTTCTTTAGCCTCAACAGCTATCATGTTCACGTACTACTTCTTGAAAGTCATTGAGTCAGGATTACTATTAATTGAAAGTCATTGATTTAGGGTTACTGTTGCTTGAAGATCATTGATTTAGGGTTACTATTACTTGAAAGTCATTGAGTCAGGATTACCATTACTTGAAGGTCATTGGGTCAAGCTGAAATTCATAAAGGTGATGCTGCACAAAGCAGAGTATCTTTTCACCTCATTAGCATCACAACATACCTGCACCCTCGGATCTCATGGATTCTCAATGTCAAAGATACTCTACTTGGCATTGGAGGGATAAGGGGGAGTGGGAAACAGATCCCACTTGCCCACTGGTCGATCGATAGAACTCTATGAGAAGCTCATAGGTAAAATTGACTCAGTGGCGTacccacaatccatggggcctcggtgcaaaactgatcaatGGGCTCCCGACCCCCTcttccccgacagacacacacacacacagacagatacatacagacacatacacacaagacacatatacatacagtggcgtacataccggggtcgcaggggtcgcggctgcgaccgggcccggcccaccagggggcccggccgccctgcgacccaggtatgtactcactgggccagcctcttctcctggggggcccaggagccggccacctccgggccccccgaggctggccctgcttacacccggcgggcagtcaggctggcgggcgcgcgagggagcactctcccctgagtgctccctcttcagctccctcgcgcaccgcactgaaaccggagccggaagatgacgtcatcttccggctccggcatcagtacgcggcgcgcgagggagctgaagagggagcactcaggggagagtgctccctcgcgcgcccgccagcctgactgcccaccgggtgacaccactggaccccagggaatcccctcagctctcccacaggtaaggaggctggggggattaaataggaaaaaaaacaaaaaaaaaacgtgtgtgtgtgagagtgtatgttagtgagtgtatgttagtgagtgtgtgttagtgtgagtgtgtgttagtgtgagtgtgtgttagtgtgtgttagtgtgagtgtgtgttagtgtgagtgtgtgttagtgtgagtgtgtgttagtgtgagtgtgtgttagtgagtgtgtgagtgtatgttagtgagtgtatgttagtgagtgtgtgttagtgagtgtgtgttagtgtgttagtgtatgttcgctagtgtgtgtgtgtgttaatgtgagtgtatgttagtgtgagtgtatgttagtgtgagtgtgtgtgtgttagtgtgtgagtgtatgttagtgtgtgtgtgtgtgtgtgtgtgtgagagtgtatgttagtgaatgtgtgttagtgtgtgagtgtatgttagtgagtgtgtgtgtgtgtgttagagtgtgtgtgtgtaagtgttagagtgtgtgttggagtgtgcgtgttagtgttagagtgtgtgtctgtctgttagtgagtgtgtatgtatgtttgtcactgagtgtgtgtctgtcagttaatgtgtgcgtgtgtgtcttaagcacttacctttctccagcgccggactcccttggcgctggggatctctccgtcccgatccgcctctcagctccgaatgcgcatgcatggcaagagccacgcgcgcattcaaaccgcccataggaaagcattactcaatgctttcctatggacgttcagcgtcttctcactgtgattttcacagtgagaaacgcagaaaatcctctagcggctgtcaatgagacagcctctagaggctggattaaccctcagtgaaacatagcagtttatctgaaactgctatgttttcagctgcagggttaaaactagagagacctggcacccagaccacttcattgagctgatgtgatctgggtgtctgtagtggtcctttaagtgtatgtgtttatgcatgcactggcgtacataacgtggtcgcaggggtcgcagccctgcgaccaggtgcctgccgccatgtgttgcggccccagcccgcgcagagtaagcgcgcgcgcggggggggcccacggatcagttttcgcaccggggccccatgggttgtgtgtacgccactgtatacatacattcagaagacacacacagacacatacatacagaccgacacacacacacagacaggcatacacacatacaaagacacatacatacaggcacacatacacacaacgtttaagtcaccctcctgtttcctaccttttaggtgcaggagggtgactttccctgggatccagtggtggctcagtttgatgggagtcagagttcccactctgactccctcctctgcttTCTCCTGCGTGGGCTCTTTGTGTTAGCTGGGAGAAGTGACGtgcaatcacttcctcccagcgtgtgatgtcatcacagggggcccggtcgcgtggttgactgggccccctgacaatccatctccatcatgggccatccgatggaccccttggacggcgacCCCGGCTGATTGCCGGGTGGGCCAGAGCTGCAAAAGATGGCTgcgggtacccagtcgcaggggtccgcagggtggctgggccccctggagtgacaggcctgGTTGaagctgcgaccacggtatgtacgccagtgcattgACCCCATTCATTAGGGAATGATGACATCTTGGAATATGACCAAGCTCTAGCTGGCAGGGTTTCTCAAGTGTCCCTATCCTGGGGGCTAGCAGCAATCAAAGACTAGATACAAAATGTCATACACTCCCCCGAAGCACCAAACCCGTGTCAGTGCTATGTTCCATAACAGGGCACATGATCTATACATCCTTAGGCAAATCTCTGTCATCTCCAGCCTTGTGGAGGGCATTCTAACTTGGAGAAGGGTGATGGGTGATGGGTAATATAAAAAGGAGAGATAATGAAGTACTAAATGACTAGTAAATATAAAGGCTGCAACAGATGTGATTATGTGTCACTAATATACAAAATGActtatgaaaatgaaaaaaacatcaaATACATATCAAAACACATAAACGATTATTTTCACTCTAAGTTATGTGTATGCTAATAAGCCCCCAGTTCAGATTGCAGTTACATTTGTTGCagcctatgggggggggggggggggggagatttatTACGACACAAACAGTGTTGTTCTATTCAAAGTGCTAAATAAAGAGCAATCACCATGAAACCAATATAATGCCTCTCAGTATTTAGCATTTTTCACTCAGAATAACACATGTATTGCATTCCTAAGCCAACCCATTAATAGCTAGTACTTTATTATTCTCTCttgcacatttaaaggaacactacttgCTATAAAAACTTTATCTTATTAAAGTTGGAACAGTGTCTTCAGCAGCCTCCCCGCCCCCTTCCTAGCCTGGATATAGATAGGGACACTGATAtaatagttttaggaatacaaatttgtattcctaacgctatagtgtccctttaagcttgctGGTCAAAACTAGAGGTTGTTGTATTAGAGTAATAATATTACAGCTCTCTGGGaatttgtattttaatgttaaacatTTGGTCCTCTAATGTATTTACTGTAAATACTGATAACAGAAACTAACTATTCTCAACTTATATGCTTCTGCATCTGAGAACATTATGAGTTATCGTTGACCGTACGTTATTTTCagtgtaaatacattaaaatttaCAAATCATCCATCTTTTTCACACGGGTGATGACTTAGCTTTCCAACTATAGTATAAGCATTTGCAATAAGAAATGTACATAAAAAAGAAGTATACGTCCAATATAGATAATTCCAATATGCTAACGTATAAATGTCAAGTTATTTgctattattaatattagtattattatttatatagcgccaataaattCTGCGGCGCTTTACAGTggatggacgaacaaacatgtaattgtaaccagacaagtttgacgcacaggaacagaggggttgagggccctgctcaatgagcttacatgctagagggagtggggtaaagtgacacaaaaggtaaggatagaatTAGAGaattaatgacagttgcaagagagaatTCAGTtgtgagctattaacagtttaatttatacgcttttgtgaagaagtgagtatttaaaaaaaaaaaaagaaagaaagaaaaataaaaaaacaaaaacctccaAAACCGAATATCCGGTCTTTACCAAATAATATGTTCAATGGTACAGACTATACAAGAGAGACTGACACAAATAGTGCCTTGTAACGTGCCAAAAAGAAAGTGCATTCATGGGCAAATCTAATTATCCCTTTAGCGACAGCAGTAGCAATTTTAGTGTGCCTCGGGCAATGAACGGTCTTACCAAGCTAAGATGGAACTGAAAAACAGAAAGCCTTATTTTGGAAGCTATAAATGATTCCGAAGAAGAATTTTGCTTTTGTCAAAAACAACCAAAATAGACccactttgtttttttaatcttccAATTCGTATGCACACTTTGCAGTGGAGGGAGTCTTTTTACTGGGGcacttttactatatttagcTGGAGTAAAAAATATACGAGTGAAAACATTTCATTCCCTTTAACAAAAATAGCCGTGTTATACTTACAATATGAATAGTCGGCCATGTTGCAGGACGTACATATAAACTTTCATACTGTAGACCCAAGAAACGTGTTACTTATATGGATCTTGTTTCTCTATAATACCAATCATAAAGTATTTTAGAGACAAACAAAAGCCTTTTAACCATTGCATTTAGTATAGCAAGCAAGATATATTCTacttcaaatagacatttttttttttttttaattctaaatacGATGGTCAAAaggcttttgtttttcctttaaaTAGATTACTGATGATTTGTAGCCTGGGGGCCTACTAGTCCTAGACTGCTGACAAAATTGACTGGATTGACATTACTAAGTTAGTCAAGTTTAttgactaaatagtgattttgttTGGTGAATAAATAATGAACTCACTAATTTTAGGCAAAATGCAAAAGTTGGAAAAACTTTGAGGGGGACAGGCTCAAATTTTCACATTTGTTTCTAATTGAATGGAATTCATTgagtagtaaataaataaaaacattacaaactTTATTATGTTCTTTTGGGCACTATTAAACGTGCACCCCCCAGCTGGTGGAGGTTCTTTCAAGGTCCTCTTGGTAGTCAAGGGACTCGAACTCAATACCTCTAAATTCACAAATGTGCAGCCATTAAATTATGAAACTGATGCAACTGCTTCCTTCTCACATCCTCTGTTTTTGTTCATGAAAACACAAAAATGTCTCTCCATATCCATTCCTAAATCCTCGTAGTGGAATTTTTACCCTGCTGGTAGAACATTTGTTGCAATAAGgagattaacattttattttttcacaggtTACAGGACCAGAAACTGAAGATCCCTTTCTTTTTGAAGACTGCATTACTACCTTGATACAATGCACCCTTCTATGCTATTTGTGGTTTGGATAGGAGGCCTGCTTCTTGGTGTTAGCTCTCTGGAGGCTCCCTCAGCCAGCTCCAACCCACCACAAACAATGAACTCAGAACAAGCCCATTCCATTGTACAACTGGACACCAACCAAATTAGTGAATCTGCAAACTTATCAGATGACGATGTTGGAAACCAGTCATTTCCACCAAGACCACCGTTATCTCCACCGTGCGTCACTCGGTCGAAAATCAGACATGCCTTCAAATATGTCACCACTATTCTCTCGTTTGTCATATTTCTTGTCGGGATTGTAGGAAATACTACGCTTCTCAAAATAATATACAAGAATAAATGCATGAGAAATGGACCTAATGTTCTGATCGCCAGCTTGGCTTTGGGCGACCTGTTctacattattattgcaattccTATCAATATTTACAAGGTTTGTTGATATAGCTTCATGTTAACTATATATCTTTTTGTTTAGAAGTAGTGTATGTTAACATTATAGTGGATTGTATTTTCTTTGGGGAAAAAAACCCAAGGTGAATTGGAAGAATGGGAGAGGGGATTAAAGGTTCTTCATTTCCATGATTTATGCCCTAATATGAAAGTTACCTGTACTTCaagctgaatttcaaatttaagaacaaaataaattataaataaagataTCATTATAGATAATAACACACCCATAAATTTACTCTTATTGTGTGAATTTTAGCCTCATATGCTAAATCTTAATTTAATGGACTGAACATGCTAGCGGGGCGTTGAAGTTGTTGAAAAGGACCATGGGAATAGGCTTGTTTAAGTAACTTTTCTGATTTTGCCAGGATAACGTATACCGCATGTACATTGATAAGAGAGAGACGGTGAAAAAACAAGGGTACATTACTTAAATAGCTAATTTTGGCCATATCTATAAGTCTGAGCtacaaatttcattttttttgcaatccacttaaccccttaaggacacatgacatgtgtgacatgtcattattcccttttattccagaagtttggtccttaaggggttaaaggagaattGTCTAGTCACAAATGATCAATTATTAGGTTTTGAGAAATGTCTATAGTACAACATAAGTATCACCAGTACATTTTCAATTTCTCTTATTTTTCTCTGCAGTTACTGGCTGCAAACTGGCCATTTGGAGAACATGTCTGCAAGTTGTTCCCATTTATACAAAAAGCGACTGTTGGTGTCACAGTACTGAGTCTTTGCGCACTGAGTATAGACAGGTaacgttttatttttgtttttctcaaaTAGTTACACATTTTACAAGCAAATGGATGGCTGAATTAGAATTTCTCTGTCATTTACTTCTGTCATTGGTATCCAATAACAGAATTAAAAGATATTTACAGCTAGTGATTAtggtagaataaaaaaaaaagaaaaaaaagactgtCAAAGTGATTTATTTAAAGCTGTATAGTTAAAGTAAAATTTTTAAAAGGGTCCAAGAAGCATATGTATTGTACTCGTCCATGTTAAGCTTGCATGTAATTGCCATAAGCAATGCTAAATGTGTATTCATGAATAGATCTATTGTAATTGGGAGACCATTTTCTTAGAAGCAGATAAAGTCCAATATTAATAGTACTGTTTAAAGATATCTGGTGGaaactctagagcaggggtaggcaaccttcggcactccagatgttgtggactacatctcccacaacactcttacagccataaggctggcaaagcatcatgggaggtgtagtccaaaacatctgcagtgccgaaggttgcctatccttgcTCTAGAGCATTTAGAATACACCAGGCGGGTTGGCAACTATCTCTAgggtagagacacacacacacacgtttgaaATTATAACttacatgatgctttgccagcctttccAGCATTATATTAGCCATAGTTCTTCCACAGTTCTAGTACTTAGTCAGAGCGAATGGCAGTgactattttctttgttttttttttatactttgataTCAACCCACTTTAAGATTAGCTTATGAGCATGGTCATTTTAGAAAGTACTGTAACGTGGATCTTTTTGGCCGTTCTATTAGGTACCGAGCTGTGGCATCCTGGAATCGGATACAGGGTATTGGAATCCCAGTATGGAAGGCTATTGAGTTAACTCTGATTTGGGCTGTGGCCATCACTCTTGCtgtaccagaagccattgccttTAACCTGGTCAAACTAGAGGACAGAGGACAAATCATGTGGGTCTGCATGATGCCTTTAAAGCAGTCATCTTACTTTATGACGGTAAATTATATTACAGAGTTATACTAATAGTAAAACTACACTCTAACACACTAAGAGCACACCAGGATGTGCTACCATGTCATCAATTTAATATGGACATGTCCTGTTTCCGATTAGAGTATATGCAAGTAGCTATGACatgcattattttatatttataatctcACACCATAACAAAAATCTACACATACACAAAAGTATTTcattaaaacaaaaccaaaaaaaaaaaggccaaaagACCACGTTGAGAGAC
This DNA window, taken from Pelobates fuscus isolate aPelFus1 chromosome 9, aPelFus1.pri, whole genome shotgun sequence, encodes the following:
- the LOC134573566 gene encoding endothelin receptor type B-like — protein: MHPSMLFVVWIGGLLLGVSSLEAPSASSNPPQTMNSEQAHSIVQLDTNQISESANLSDDDVGNQSFPPRPPLSPPCVTRSKIRHAFKYVTTILSFVIFLVGIVGNTTLLKIIYKNKCMRNGPNVLIASLALGDLFYIIIAIPINIYKLLAANWPFGEHVCKLFPFIQKATVGVTVLSLCALSIDRYRAVASWNRIQGIGIPVWKAIELTLIWAVAITLAVPEAIAFNLVKLEDRGQIMWVCMMPLKQSSYFMTLYQEVKVWWLFGFYFCLPLACTGVFYTMMSCEMLNMKNGMRIALNDHMKQRREVAKTVFCLVVIFALCWLPLHVSSILKKTVYDGTDPNRCELLSFFLVMNYIGINMASLNSCINPVALYFVSRKFKNCFRSCLCCWCHRPNITITPMDEKGSAGKWKSNGHDLVLDRSSSRLTNKYSSS